The Haloplanus sp. GDY1 genomic sequence GTGGCCTCGGGGATGCCCACCCGGTCGAGGAGGTCGACCGCCCGGTCGCGGGCGGCCTCGCGGGAGACGTCCTCGTGGAGTCGGATCGCCTCGACGATCTGCCAGCCGACCGTGTAGACCGGGTTGAGCGCCCCCTGGGGGTTCTGGAACACGTGCGCGATGCGGTCGCCCCGGAGGTCCCGTAGCGCGCCCTCCGAGAGGGTCGTGAGGTCCCGCCCGTCGAAGACGATTTCGCCGTCCGCGATCTCCCCGGGGGGCGTCCGGATCAGTCGCGTGATGGACTCGCCGGTGACGGTCTTGCCGCTCCCCGACTCGCCGACCAGACAGACCGTCTCGCCGCGGTCGACGTCGAAGCTCACCCCGTCGACGGCGCGGACGACGCCCTCGTCGGTGTGGAAGACGGTTCGCAGGTCGCGGATCGAGAGGAGCGGGTCGCTCATGTTTCCTGCCTCGGGTCGAGCGCGTCGCGCAGCGCGTCGCCCATGAAGTTGAACGCGAGGATGGTCGTAAAGAGGAACACGCCGGGGAACGTCGACACCCACCAGGCCGTCGAGAGGTCGCTCCGTCCGTTGGCGATCACCTGCCCCCACGAGGGGACGGTGGGGTCGCCGAGCGAGAGGAAGGAGAGCGACGCCTCGAAGAGGATGAATCCCGGGATCAGGAGGGTGGCGGCCGTGATGACGCTGTTGGAGACGTTGGGGACGAGATGCCGACGGATGACATAAAGCGTCCCCGCGCCGGCGCTCCGGGCGGCCGTGATGTACTCCTCCTCGGCCCGCTGGAGCGCCTCCGAGCGGACCAGCCGCGCGATCGATCCCCACCCCGTCAGCCCGAAGATGACGATGAACATGAACAGGCTCCCGCCGAACAGGTAGGTGAGCAGGAGATAGAGGAAGAAGGCGGGAAAGACCAACTGGATGTCGACGTAGCGCATCAGGAGTTCGTCGACCAGGCCGCTCCCGTAGGCCGCGACGGTGCCGACGGTCGTTCCGATGGTCACCACCAGCAGCGTCGAGATGAGGCCCACCTTCATGCTCACCTGCATGCCGTAGATGACCAGGACGAGGATGTCCTTCCCGTCGCCGGTGGTGCCGAGCGGGTGGGCCATGGTCCCGTGACACCGGCCGTTCGCGACGTCGCCGAGGCAGTCCACCGGCACCGACGCGTCGATGCTCGTGAAGACGGGGGGCTGGTAGGCCTGGTCCAGCGCGAGGACCGGCTTGTCGAGGAACAGGGGTCCGACGACGCCGATCAGGAAGACGACGAGCAGGTAGCCGAGGCTCAGGACGGCCATGCGGTTCTTGCGGAACTCCCGCCAGTAGTAGGCGGTCAGCCGGCGGTTGTCGTACAGCGGGACGGCGACGTAAAACAGGAGCGCGAGGAGCGTCGACACGAACAGCCAGTCGAGTTGCGTGACGTCCCAGGCGACCGGGACCGTGATCGTCGGCCGACCCTCGGGCAGGACCGCGTAGTCGTAGAGGAAGGCGGCGACGACGCCGAGGGCGGTCACGAGCGCCCACCGGTCACGGCGGGACAGCGTCGACAGCCGACTGTCCGTCTCCGTCCAGTCGACCGACTCGAAGGTGTCTTCACCCCCCATCAGCGATCACCGTAGTCGATCCGCGGATCCAGGACGGTGTAGGCCACGTCCTGAACGAGGTTGCCGATCACCGAGATGAACGTGAAGATGAGCGTCGTCCCCAGCACCAGCGACGTGTCCTGAGCGATGATGGCGTTGTACGACAGTTGACCGAGGCCGGGGATGCCGAACACCACCTCGACGAGGTAGGACGCCGCGAGGAAGATGCCGAGGATGTCGCCGACGAGGATGGTCATCAGCGGCACCGCCGCCGGCCGCAGGATGTGGCGGGTGAGAATGCGGTAGCCGTCCGCCCCCTTCGATTTCGCCGTCTTGACGAACTCGGCCTCGACGTACTCCAGCGCCTCGGCCCGCGAGTAGCGCATGACGCCCGCGATGGTGCCCGTCACCAGGACGACCACCGGCAGGACGAGTTGGCGCGCCATCGCGAGGCTCAGGAAGGGCACGTCCGAGTCGAAGACGACGGGGAACCACCCGAGTTGGACGCCGAACACCAACAGGAGGATGATGGCGAACCAGAAGTTGGGGATGGCGTACCCGAAGAAGGCGAAGAAGGTCGCGGCGTAGTCAGAGCGGGTGTACTGGTGGGTCGCGGAGTAGAGGCCGATGGCGAGGCCGAGCAGGACCGAGAGGATCGTCGTCGGCACGGAGTAGACCGCCGTGTAGGGCAGCGCGCTGGCGATGGCCTCGGTGACCGGCTGAGAGCGGCTCTGTGACCACCCCCAGTTGAGCGTCACCATGTTGAGCATGTACTCGCGGTAGCGCACCCACGGCGAGCGGTCGAGGCCGCGCCGCGCCTCGAAGGCCTCCTCGGCGGCCTCCGCGGACCCG encodes the following:
- a CDS encoding ABC transporter permease; the encoded protein is MGGEDTFESVDWTETDSRLSTLSRRDRWALVTALGVVAAFLYDYAVLPEGRPTITVPVAWDVTQLDWLFVSTLLALLFYVAVPLYDNRRLTAYYWREFRKNRMAVLSLGYLLVVFLIGVVGPLFLDKPVLALDQAYQPPVFTSIDASVPVDCLGDVANGRCHGTMAHPLGTTGDGKDILVLVIYGMQVSMKVGLISTLLVVTIGTTVGTVAAYGSGLVDELLMRYVDIQLVFPAFFLYLLLTYLFGGSLFMFIVIFGLTGWGSIARLVRSEALQRAEEEYITAARSAGAGTLYVIRRHLVPNVSNSVITAATLLIPGFILFEASLSFLSLGDPTVPSWGQVIANGRSDLSTAWWVSTFPGVFLFTTILAFNFMGDALRDALDPRQET
- a CDS encoding ABC transporter permease, encoding MRWYVVRRVVWAVVATYLILSLTWGLLAVTPNPAAEQMQFQAAASGGSAEAAEEAFEARRGLDRSPWVRYREYMLNMVTLNWGWSQSRSQPVTEAIASALPYTAVYSVPTTILSVLLGLAIGLYSATHQYTRSDYAATFFAFFGYAIPNFWFAIILLLVFGVQLGWFPVVFDSDVPFLSLAMARQLVLPVVVLVTGTIAGVMRYSRAEALEYVEAEFVKTAKSKGADGYRILTRHILRPAAVPLMTILVGDILGIFLAASYLVEVVFGIPGLGQLSYNAIIAQDTSLVLGTTLIFTFISVIGNLVQDVAYTVLDPRIDYGDR